In one window of Gudongella oleilytica DNA:
- a CDS encoding FAD-dependent oxidoreductase, with translation MSRKVVIVGGVAGGATALARLRRLDESAEIVLFERGEYISFANCGLPYYIGGTIEERDSLLVSTPETIMSKYNVDVRNLSEVTKINREEKTVDVKNIKTGEQYKESYDYLLLSTGSSPIKPPIPGIDSPNIFSLWNIPDTDAIKSYLQDKKPRSAVVVGGGFIGLEMAENLHNQGLKVSIVEMLDQVMAPIDYEMAQIVHEHLKTKGVELHLKDGVSKFEYGDGSTTITLQSGAQVSGDIIILSIGIRPNGELAKAAGLEQNQRGGIVVDKYLKTSDDSIYAIGDVIEVEDYVNKVQTMVPLAGPANKQGRIVANNILGTYKEEYKGTQGTSIAKVFDLAVASTGVNEKTLNRMGKEYKKDYNIALIHQNSHAGYYPGALPMTMKLLFDMEGKILGSQIVGYDGVDKRIDVIATAIRFGGKIEHLIDLELAYAPPYGSAKDPVNMIGFVADNLMRGMTEQVLWRELDSLDKDQHKVLDIREDIEREIGTIEGSIHIPLGELRGRLDELDRDKTYITLCAVGLRGYIAERVLKDNGYKALNLAGGFTTYKNMYRQSDKAEPQEPKSFSDSGVSNVTVGKAVTPSGETVKLNACGLSCPGPIIQVADRMKTLNEGDILEVSATDPGFLSDIRAWCRNTDNTFICDEKLTNKWVVQIRKGLEGGLPVASQVKSAPVKEKTMIVFSGDLDKAIASFIIANGASAMGNKVTMFFTFWGLNILRKPEPVNVKKDFMASMFGKMMPRGSKKLGLSKMNMAGIGPRMIRKAMNDKNISSLEELIKTGIDSGIRMVACQMSMDVMGITQEELLDGVEIGGVATMLDASDSSNMNLFI, from the coding sequence TTGTCAAGAAAAGTAGTAATAGTAGGTGGTGTAGCGGGAGGTGCAACCGCACTTGCCAGATTGAGAAGGCTTGATGAGAGTGCAGAAATAGTACTATTTGAAAGAGGAGAATATATTTCCTTTGCGAACTGCGGTCTTCCATATTACATTGGTGGAACTATCGAGGAGAGAGATTCTCTTCTGGTAAGTACACCGGAAACCATAATGAGTAAATATAACGTCGATGTCAGAAATCTGTCAGAGGTAACGAAGATCAACAGGGAAGAGAAGACGGTAGACGTGAAGAACATAAAAACAGGAGAGCAATATAAGGAAAGCTATGACTATCTGTTGCTTTCCACAGGCTCGAGCCCAATAAAACCGCCGATACCGGGAATTGACTCCCCGAATATTTTCAGTCTTTGGAACATACCAGACACAGATGCCATAAAATCATATCTTCAGGATAAAAAACCCAGAAGCGCCGTAGTTGTAGGCGGGGGCTTTATAGGCCTTGAGATGGCTGAGAATCTCCATAACCAGGGTTTAAAGGTTTCAATTGTTGAGATGCTTGATCAGGTAATGGCACCAATAGACTACGAAATGGCTCAGATAGTCCACGAGCATTTAAAGACAAAGGGTGTAGAGCTTCATCTGAAGGATGGAGTAAGTAAATTTGAATATGGAGACGGATCGACAACTATCACGCTTCAATCAGGTGCTCAAGTATCCGGGGACATAATAATACTATCTATAGGCATAAGGCCAAATGGAGAGCTTGCCAAGGCTGCTGGACTTGAACAGAACCAAAGAGGTGGAATAGTCGTAGATAAGTACCTTAAAACCTCTGACGATTCGATCTATGCAATAGGAGACGTAATAGAGGTTGAGGATTATGTAAATAAGGTACAAACAATGGTTCCACTGGCTGGACCGGCTAACAAGCAGGGAAGGATAGTTGCGAACAATATCCTCGGAACCTATAAGGAAGAGTACAAGGGGACCCAGGGAACCAGTATCGCCAAGGTTTTCGATCTTGCTGTTGCAAGTACCGGTGTAAATGAAAAGACCTTGAACAGGATGGGCAAGGAGTATAAGAAAGATTACAACATAGCTCTTATTCACCAGAACTCCCACGCCGGGTATTATCCTGGAGCTCTGCCTATGACCATGAAGCTGTTGTTCGATATGGAGGGTAAAATCCTCGGTTCACAGATCGTAGGATATGATGGAGTAGACAAGAGGATAGATGTAATTGCAACTGCGATTAGATTTGGTGGAAAGATAGAGCACTTGATCGACCTTGAGCTGGCGTATGCTCCACCTTATGGATCAGCAAAGGATCCGGTAAACATGATAGGATTTGTAGCAGACAATCTTATGAGGGGAATGACCGAGCAGGTATTGTGGAGAGAACTGGATTCCCTGGATAAGGATCAGCATAAGGTTCTTGATATTCGTGAGGATATTGAACGAGAGATCGGAACAATAGAAGGCTCTATACACATTCCCCTGGGTGAGTTAAGAGGCAGACTGGATGAGCTGGACAGAGACAAGACTTATATAACACTTTGCGCTGTCGGTTTAAGGGGATATATTGCGGAAAGAGTTCTTAAGGATAATGGCTACAAAGCCTTGAACCTGGCTGGAGGTTTCACAACCTATAAAAACATGTACAGGCAAAGCGATAAGGCTGAACCTCAGGAACCAAAGTCATTCTCTGATTCGGGAGTATCAAACGTGACCGTGGGAAAGGCGGTAACCCCATCAGGTGAGACAGTAAAGCTTAATGCTTGTGGTCTTTCCTGCCCGGGGCCTATTATCCAGGTTGCAGACAGAATGAAGACATTGAATGAAGGAGATATATTGGAAGTATCCGCTACGGACCCGGGCTTCCTAAGCGACATAAGAGCGTGGTGTCGAAATACAGATAATACATTTATCTGCGATGAAAAGCTCACTAACAAGTGGGTGGTTCAAATCAGAAAAGGTCTTGAGGGTGGGCTGCCTGTTGCTTCCCAAGTCAAGTCCGCCCCTGTAAAGGAAAAAACCATGATCGTTTTTAGTGGTGATCTTGATAAAGCTATAGCATCTTTTATAATAGCAAACGGGGCTTCTGCAATGGGGAATAAGGTAACTATGTTCTTTACCTTCTGGGGCTTGAATATACTAAGAAAGCCTGAGCCTGTAAATGTAAAGAAAGATTTCATGGCTTCAATGTTCGGCAAAATGATGCCAAGAGGAAGTAAAAAGCTTGGCCTTTCAAAAATGAACATGGCTGGAATAGGTCCAAGGATGATCAGAAAGGCAATGAATGATAAGAACATATCATCTCTGGAAGAGCTTATCAAAACAGGTATAGATTCCGGAATAAGGATGGTTGCTTGTCAGATGTCTATGGATGTAATGGGTATAACTCAAGAGGAGTTACTCGATGGAGTTGAGATTGGTGGAGTAGCTACAATGCTCGATGCATCA
- a CDS encoding ArsR/SmtB family transcription factor has product MKYDLSKLEEKAALLKLMSHRVRLCILRGLVREGANNVTYMQGCLDIPQSTISQHLSKLRLGGLVKDERRGTEVYYSVSSREAESIINQLFLEEESNCQEK; this is encoded by the coding sequence ATGAAATACGATCTTAGCAAGCTGGAGGAGAAGGCAGCATTGCTTAAACTGATGTCACATCGTGTAAGGCTCTGCATCCTTAGGGGACTGGTAAGAGAGGGAGCAAATAATGTCACCTATATGCAAGGGTGTCTTGACATCCCGCAATCAACCATATCTCAGCATCTCTCCAAGCTAAGGCTTGGTGGTTTGGTGAAGGATGAAAGGAGAGGGACTGAGGTATACTATTCAGTCTCAAGCAGGGAAGCAGAATCGATCATAAACCAGTTATTTTTAGAGGAGGAGTCCAATTGTCAAGAAAAGTAG
- a CDS encoding ferritin, which yields MNEKLLAALNDQFNFELLSGYYYLAMAAYCESENMRGMSHFLVEQAKEEYEHAMKFYGFINDMDGRVTMKSMTEPKNDYGSFLEVFEAALEHEKLVTSRIYNLVDIATEEKCYPAIQFLQWFVEEQVEEENNMKDIIFKLKGVQHQFHGLMMIDKELGAR from the coding sequence ATGAACGAAAAATTACTTGCAGCACTAAACGACCAATTTAACTTCGAACTGCTTTCAGGCTATTATTATCTTGCCATGGCAGCTTACTGCGAATCAGAAAACATGAGAGGAATGAGCCATTTCCTGGTTGAGCAGGCAAAAGAGGAATATGAGCATGCAATGAAATTCTATGGGTTTATCAATGATATGGATGGAAGGGTAACTATGAAGTCAATGACTGAGCCTAAGAATGACTACGGATCATTCCTGGAGGTTTTTGAGGCGGCACTTGAGCACGAGAAGCTTGTAACATCAAGGATATACAATCTTGTTGATATTGCAACCGAGGAGAAATGTTACCCGGCGATCCAGTTCCTGCAATGGTTTGTAGAAGAACAAGTCGAGGAAGAGAATAATATGAAGGACATCATATTCAAGCTTAAGGGAGTTCAGCACCAATTCCATGGCTTGATGATGATAGATAAGGAGCTTGGAGCAAGATAA
- a CDS encoding Crp/Fnr family transcriptional regulator: MDALEKCILFKGVRLEEAIGLISGTNSLRRTYNAGDYIALEGEPCDHLSIILEGEIEIHKPFSSGKVVTINHFSAGDVFAESLVFSHKKEYPATVLSTTESVILMIPRDELVLLLTKNGRVLKNFAGVLSKRIHMLNDRITDLSLDTARKKIVNILLLEYSRQKSRYIALPYSRKKMAELINIPRPSLSRELIRMKEDGLIDFYKNRFKIIDLKALESILQQ, from the coding sequence ATGGATGCGTTGGAAAAATGTATTTTATTCAAAGGTGTTCGGCTTGAGGAAGCTATCGGGCTGATCAGTGGAACGAACTCCCTTAGAAGGACTTATAATGCTGGTGATTATATTGCATTGGAGGGTGAGCCGTGCGATCATCTCTCAATAATACTGGAAGGTGAAATCGAGATCCATAAACCCTTCTCATCAGGGAAGGTTGTAACTATAAATCACTTCAGCGCCGGAGATGTTTTCGCTGAGTCCTTGGTTTTTTCACACAAGAAGGAGTATCCTGCAACGGTTTTATCAACTACTGAGAGCGTCATACTTATGATACCCAGGGATGAGCTGGTTTTGCTGCTTACAAAAAATGGCAGGGTTCTCAAGAACTTTGCAGGTGTACTCTCTAAAAGGATCCATATGCTCAATGACAGGATTACAGATCTCTCTCTGGATACCGCCAGGAAAAAAATTGTTAATATTTTGCTTTTGGAGTATAGTCGTCAGAAATCCAGATATATTGCTCTTCCTTACAGCAGAAAGAAAATGGCAGAGCTGATAAATATCCCGAGACCTTCTCTCTCAAGGGAGCTTATCCGGATGAAGGAAGATGGGCTGATCGATTTCTACAAAAACAGGTTCAAGATCATTGATCTTAAAGCTTTGGAGTCGATACTCCAGCAATAA
- a CDS encoding ABC transporter ATP-binding protein, translating into MKDVKKILPFTKGYAGLYLLGILAVIISQLFNTLGPLIIGTAVDSVIGDKAASSAIAGSVIQFLGGREVLRDSLWIIGAIIVLNTVLRGIFLYLKGYLSVKSAEDISMKIRNSLYDHIQKLPYSYHVKADTGDLIQRCTSDVETIKRFLSVQLIEVAGSLFMLLFILQIMLRLNISMALVSVALLPFTFAFALIFFRRVQKDFKESDESEARLTTTLQENLTGIRVVKAFAREAYELGKFDIRNSEYRVLVNKLIMNLAMYWSVSDFISMLQVGLTIVVGTWMVVQGNLTLGVLISFISYVNMMVWPVRQLGRTLTDMGKATVSIKRIDEIFSTPVEVLVENGEEPEVHGNIEFRDVSFSYEKDRMVLDHISFSVEKGQTLAIIGSTGSGKSSLVHLLPRLYDYDDGSIKIDGRELKSIDRQWVRKNVGLVLQEPFLYAKTIKENIRLTDPTKEDNTVFTAAKTASIHNDIQSFDKKYDTLVGERGVSLSGGQKQRMSIARTIISETPIVIFDDSLSAVDTETDVQIRRALSARRNKSTTIIISHRISTVSEADIILVMDKGKIVQKGTHEELINTEGLYKRVYEIQSSIDEDLEAV; encoded by the coding sequence ATGAAGGATGTGAAAAAAATTCTGCCCTTTACCAAGGGCTACGCCGGACTATACTTGCTGGGTATACTGGCTGTTATAATATCTCAGCTGTTCAATACTCTGGGTCCTCTTATAATAGGAACTGCAGTAGACTCAGTAATTGGTGACAAGGCTGCTTCGTCTGCAATAGCCGGCAGCGTTATACAATTTCTTGGAGGAAGGGAAGTATTAAGGGACAGTCTGTGGATAATCGGAGCAATAATAGTTCTAAATACTGTATTAAGAGGAATCTTTCTATACCTAAAGGGTTATTTGTCGGTTAAAAGCGCAGAGGATATCTCCATGAAGATCAGGAATTCTCTTTATGATCACATACAAAAGCTGCCCTACAGCTACCATGTGAAGGCAGATACCGGAGATCTTATACAAAGGTGCACATCCGATGTTGAAACTATTAAAAGGTTCCTATCAGTGCAGCTGATCGAGGTTGCAGGTTCATTATTCATGTTGCTGTTTATACTTCAGATAATGCTTAGACTCAATATTAGCATGGCTCTTGTATCCGTGGCTCTCCTGCCCTTTACCTTTGCATTTGCCCTTATTTTCTTCAGGAGGGTCCAAAAGGATTTTAAAGAATCAGATGAGTCAGAGGCGAGGCTTACAACTACCTTACAGGAGAATCTTACAGGGATAAGGGTAGTGAAGGCATTTGCAAGAGAAGCATACGAACTTGGAAAATTCGATATCAGAAATAGCGAGTACAGAGTTCTTGTTAATAAGCTAATTATGAATCTGGCAATGTACTGGTCAGTTTCAGATTTTATCAGTATGCTTCAGGTCGGCCTGACAATAGTGGTAGGTACCTGGATGGTCGTTCAGGGAAACCTGACACTTGGTGTCCTTATCTCTTTTATTAGCTACGTCAATATGATGGTTTGGCCAGTGAGGCAGCTTGGAAGGACCCTCACTGACATGGGAAAGGCAACTGTTTCCATTAAGAGAATTGATGAGATTTTTTCTACTCCTGTTGAGGTACTCGTAGAGAATGGGGAAGAACCTGAGGTCCATGGAAATATCGAGTTCAGGGATGTTAGCTTCAGCTACGAAAAGGACAGGATGGTTCTGGATCATATAAGCTTTTCTGTAGAAAAGGGTCAGACCTTGGCTATAATCGGCTCAACCGGCTCAGGAAAAAGCTCATTGGTCCATTTGCTGCCAAGACTTTATGATTACGATGACGGCTCAATTAAAATTGATGGAAGAGAGCTTAAGTCGATCGACAGACAGTGGGTAAGAAAAAATGTCGGTTTGGTTCTTCAGGAGCCATTCCTTTATGCAAAAACGATCAAGGAAAATATTAGACTTACAGATCCCACTAAGGAGGATAATACTGTTTTTACAGCTGCAAAGACTGCATCTATCCACAATGATATACAGTCATTTGATAAGAAGTACGACACTCTCGTAGGAGAAAGAGGGGTGTCGCTCTCAGGGGGTCAGAAGCAAAGGATGTCGATTGCAAGGACAATAATAAGCGAAACCCCGATAGTCATATTTGACGATTCACTCTCTGCAGTTGATACTGAAACAGATGTACAAATAAGAAGAGCTCTTTCAGCCAGGAGGAACAAATCCACAACGATAATAATATCCCATAGGATTTCTACAGTTTCCGAGGCAGACATTATTTTAGTCATGGACAAAGGGAAAATAGTTCAGAAGGGTACACATGAGGAGCTTATCAATACAGAAGGGCTATATAAAAGAGTTTATGAGATCCAATCATCAATTGATGAGGATCTGGAAGCCGTTTAG
- a CDS encoding ABC transporter ATP-binding protein: protein MDEVKNKAPKVDLRVWKDFFTYLKPYKREFLRLTGIMAALGAMDSTFPLLTKYAVDNFIEKNSLDGLGGFIVIYILAVALLSGIIFVFIKLAGRLETSMAHDIRRIGFVRLQELSLSYYDDKAVGWLMARMTSDINRLSETISWGLVDLAWGMTMMTGVTIYMFILNARLAAITLSVIPILAIISVYFQRKILVAQREVRKINSQITGAYNEDIQGAKTTKTLVREILNLNEFSGLTSSLRNSSIRAAVLSSVYLPIVIGLGSVGTALALSFGGGYILTGAITYGTLVAFISYTSQFFEPVRQMAVIFAEIQGAQASAERVFSLLREEPAIKDSEEVLNKYGDIFDQKKELWPSIKGKVEFKNVSFHYNPDEPVLTDFNLSVEPGQTIALVGETGSGKSTIVNLFCRFYEPVKGEILIDGYNYKDMPLNWIHDNLGYVLQAPHLFSGTIRDNVRYGKLDATDEEIEEACRLVNAHSFITEMKDGYDTQVGEGGNLLSTGQKQLVSFARAIVRNPQLFVLDEATSSIDTETEKIIQDAISRVLEGRTSFVIAHRLSTVRNADRILVIRDGRVIEDGTHRELIKARGYYYSLYSNQFMDEKSKAILG from the coding sequence ATGGATGAAGTAAAAAATAAAGCACCGAAAGTAGATCTGAGGGTATGGAAGGATTTCTTTACCTATCTGAAGCCCTATAAAAGGGAATTCCTTAGGCTTACCGGAATTATGGCTGCCTTGGGCGCTATGGACAGTACCTTTCCGCTGTTGACAAAATATGCGGTTGATAATTTTATAGAAAAAAACTCCCTCGATGGGCTTGGGGGCTTTATAGTTATTTATATTCTTGCTGTTGCGCTGCTAAGCGGTATAATATTTGTCTTCATAAAGCTTGCGGGAAGACTTGAAACCTCAATGGCACACGATATAAGAAGGATAGGGTTTGTAAGGCTGCAAGAGCTTTCTCTGTCTTATTATGACGATAAGGCAGTTGGGTGGCTGATGGCAAGAATGACCTCCGACATAAACAGACTCAGCGAGACTATAAGCTGGGGGTTGGTGGATTTGGCCTGGGGTATGACGATGATGACAGGAGTAACGATATACATGTTTATTCTGAATGCAAGGCTTGCAGCTATAACTTTGTCGGTTATTCCTATACTTGCAATCATAAGCGTCTACTTCCAGAGAAAGATATTGGTCGCACAAAGAGAGGTAAGAAAGATAAATTCACAAATAACCGGTGCTTACAACGAGGATATACAGGGAGCTAAAACAACGAAGACTCTGGTAAGGGAAATATTGAACCTTAATGAATTCTCTGGTTTGACTTCTTCACTCAGAAACAGCTCTATCAGAGCCGCGGTACTATCATCAGTTTACCTCCCTATAGTAATCGGCCTTGGCAGTGTTGGGACTGCACTTGCATTAAGCTTTGGAGGAGGGTATATCCTTACAGGAGCGATAACCTACGGTACCTTGGTTGCTTTTATTTCCTATACCTCTCAATTTTTTGAACCTGTAAGACAGATGGCAGTAATTTTCGCAGAAATACAGGGTGCACAGGCATCTGCAGAAAGAGTATTTTCTTTACTCCGTGAGGAGCCTGCTATTAAGGACAGCGAGGAAGTATTGAACAAATATGGCGATATATTCGACCAGAAAAAAGAGCTTTGGCCAAGTATAAAGGGAAAGGTGGAATTCAAAAACGTAAGCTTCCATTATAATCCTGATGAGCCCGTTCTCACCGACTTTAACCTTTCAGTGGAACCAGGCCAGACGATCGCTTTGGTTGGCGAAACCGGGTCAGGGAAGTCCACTATAGTCAATCTGTTCTGCAGGTTTTACGAGCCTGTTAAGGGTGAGATACTGATCGATGGTTACAATTACAAGGATATGCCACTCAACTGGATCCATGATAATCTTGGCTATGTTCTTCAGGCACCGCACCTTTTCAGCGGAACAATCAGGGATAATGTAAGATATGGTAAGCTTGATGCAACCGATGAAGAGATAGAGGAAGCCTGCAGGCTTGTCAATGCACACAGCTTCATAACAGAGATGAAGGATGGGTACGATACCCAGGTAGGAGAGGGAGGAAATCTTCTATCGACAGGTCAGAAGCAATTGGTTTCATTTGCCAGGGCTATAGTCAGAAACCCGCAGCTGTTTGTCCTGGATGAAGCGACATCATCGATCGATACCGAGACAGAAAAGATAATCCAGGATGCTATTTCCAGGGTGCTTGAGGGCAGAACCAGTTTCGTAATTGCCCACCGGCTGTCTACCGTTAGAAATGCTGACAGGATACTGGTTATCAGGGATGGAAGGGTTATAGAGGATGGAACCCACAGAGAACTTATAAAGGCAAGAGGCTACTACTACAGCCTTTACAGCAATCAGTTTATGGATGAAAAGAGCAAGGCGATCTTAGGTTAA
- a CDS encoding phosphatase PAP2 family protein, whose product MQKMKNARKILIIFSFAILIYLGLLSGWDNKGILFDEKLLIRISENQSPGMLAFMKVISFLGSELFLFPAVGLVIAYMLIKRYNYSACMLLSASLGSWIANHTLKQIFQRVRPEEFFKVQQGGFSYPSGHSMVSMSMFLTIAFLIARKQEGKTDPRIPYAAAILYIVIMGLSRLSLGVHWPTDILGGYAGGYLYYLASARLIDQLYNKKKSKALS is encoded by the coding sequence ATGCAGAAAATGAAAAATGCCAGGAAGATTTTGATCATCTTTAGTTTTGCAATCTTGATCTATTTGGGTTTACTTTCAGGGTGGGATAACAAGGGTATCCTCTTCGATGAAAAGCTTTTGATAAGGATCAGTGAAAATCAGAGCCCTGGAATGCTGGCATTTATGAAGGTAATTTCATTCCTGGGATCGGAGTTGTTTCTGTTTCCTGCTGTAGGACTGGTAATTGCTTATATGCTGATCAAGAGGTACAATTATTCTGCCTGCATGCTTTTATCTGCATCATTGGGAAGCTGGATTGCAAATCATACTCTCAAGCAGATATTTCAAAGGGTCAGGCCTGAGGAATTTTTTAAAGTCCAGCAGGGAGGATTTAGCTATCCAAGCGGTCACTCCATGGTTTCAATGTCCATGTTTCTGACTATAGCATTTCTAATAGCAAGGAAGCAGGAGGGTAAAACCGATCCAAGAATTCCATATGCAGCAGCTATCCTGTATATAGTTATCATGGGACTTAGCAGGCTTTCGCTGGGTGTCCATTGGCCAACAGATATTTTAGGAGGATATGCAGGCGGATACCTATACTATCTGGCATCTGCAAGACTGATAGATCAATTGTATAATAAGAAAAAGAGCAAGGCTCTTAGTTAA
- the lpdA gene encoding dihydrolipoyl dehydrogenase, which translates to MTKRIAIIGAGPGGYVAAIRAAQLEAQVYLIENREIGGTCLNRGCIPTKTYFRNAQILSDLRNSHEFGIKVDGFSLDGKALLERKNKVVNDLVSGIERLIGSYQNIELIQGKASFKDKNTLNVQLNGGGSKEVEADNIIIATGSFPQMTETKGIDLPGVITSDDLLELDHVPETLIVVGGGVIGLEFASIYKELGSHVILLASRILKDGDKEIAKRLTPMLKKQGIETYVDIRAKEITKDGEHLKVVARYKEKDEEIEVIGDYVLIASGRAPLVEGLNLEGIGVEFSGRGIKVNDSYETTVPGIYAIGDVNSKGIQLAHVASSQGEYVVETIMGHKPDLNHEHWPACVFTMTEVAQVGFTEEQLKEKGIDYRSSKFMFSANGKALSLGETDGIVKILASNEDNRILGVHIIGPHANDLIHEGALAISNNMDVSAIKRTIHAHPTLSEAFFEAALGLDEAAIHIAPKKKRRG; encoded by the coding sequence TTGACAAAAAGAATTGCTATAATCGGTGCCGGGCCTGGAGGCTACGTCGCTGCAATAAGGGCTGCACAGCTGGAAGCCCAGGTTTATCTTATAGAGAACAGGGAAATAGGAGGAACTTGTCTCAACAGAGGCTGCATACCGACAAAAACTTATTTTCGAAATGCTCAGATATTGTCAGATCTCAGGAATTCACATGAGTTTGGCATTAAGGTGGATGGCTTCAGTCTTGATGGGAAGGCATTGCTTGAAAGAAAAAACAAGGTAGTAAACGACCTGGTCAGCGGCATTGAGCGGCTGATCGGTTCTTACCAAAATATTGAACTGATACAGGGTAAGGCATCCTTTAAGGATAAGAACACCCTTAACGTACAGCTTAATGGGGGTGGCTCCAAGGAAGTAGAGGCTGACAATATAATAATTGCAACAGGCTCATTTCCCCAGATGACTGAGACAAAAGGTATAGACCTTCCGGGCGTGATCACTTCAGACGATCTTCTGGAGCTGGATCATGTACCTGAAACACTTATAGTTGTTGGCGGTGGAGTAATAGGACTTGAGTTTGCAAGCATTTACAAGGAGTTGGGTTCTCACGTAATACTTCTGGCATCCAGGATACTGAAGGATGGAGACAAGGAGATAGCTAAAAGACTGACTCCTATGTTGAAGAAGCAGGGGATCGAAACTTATGTCGACATCAGGGCAAAGGAGATCACAAAGGACGGCGAACATCTGAAGGTGGTCGCACGTTATAAGGAAAAGGACGAGGAAATTGAAGTAATTGGCGATTATGTACTGATAGCATCTGGCAGAGCCCCTTTGGTTGAGGGATTAAACCTGGAGGGAATCGGAGTAGAATTCTCGGGACGAGGCATCAAAGTCAACGACAGCTATGAGACTACTGTACCAGGGATATATGCTATTGGTGATGTAAATTCCAAGGGGATTCAGCTGGCTCATGTTGCATCATCACAGGGCGAGTATGTCGTTGAAACCATAATGGGTCATAAGCCCGATTTAAACCACGAGCACTGGCCTGCATGCGTATTCACAATGACTGAGGTTGCCCAGGTTGGATTCACAGAGGAGCAGCTAAAGGAGAAGGGCATAGACTACAGATCGAGCAAATTCATGTTCTCAGCCAACGGCAAAGCTCTATCCTTAGGGGAGACAGACGGGATAGTAAAAATCCTTGCATCCAATGAAGACAACAGGATATTGGGGGTACACATCATCGGGCCTCATGCAAATGACCTGATACACGAGGGTGCACTGGCAATATCGAACAACATGGATGTATCTGCAATCAAGCGTACGATCCATGCACATCCAACCCTGTCAGAGGCTTTTTTTGAGGCAGCATTGGGCTTGGATGAGGCTGCTATCCATATAGCGCCAAAAAAGAAAAGAAGAGGTTGA